The Poecilia reticulata strain Guanapo linkage group LG10, Guppy_female_1.0+MT, whole genome shotgun sequence sequence ATTGTGTTCACCCTGAAGGGAAAACACACTGACAATCAGCACACATTCAGTTCCATGTATACACAGAATGCTGTAAAACAGTTAAACATACAAAACCTAAAGGGTCAAAGTAATCTTATTAAGAGGAATTATTAAAAGCGGttttcaaataatgttttactttttttttaagaggaaaaaGTTGGTCCAAATTGACTTTGCACTATTTGAAAAACCAGTTATGCACTTTATAAAATTTYGCAGCAGCTGTGATTAACCACATTTTCTTGAccgctgagttagctgtgggcATGTAtcatattgtttatcatttactgtaaaaatgtcttatgataagaattctgatttattgtcGTCTCGATAAATTTCAATGAATGAtgttaaaaaaacttttttactattttctccactgtttgatAAGAGCAATACATCAATAACATTATACATCGTGATAAACACATGATCAGTGTCTGTAGATATGtctgataaaatattcaataatttcactgatctccgatccagaaccaaacagcattctgggagatggaaaagcagaggaaaagctTTCGCTGCTCAACCTTTCACAACCAGCTATAATGTTGGTGGCATCAACAAACTCACTCActccttggttacctagcaacaacctgttgagtaacttgagCAGTAGCAATATCAGGCTTTTCCACCGTGCTGCATAACTGCTTAGAAATGAAAATCAACGGCCAGgagtgaagaaagaaaatgagtaCAACACATCCAGAGGAAACTGAACGAAACAAGAAAGGTCACATCACCAGCTGCAGTATTTCTGATATGTAAAACAAATCGATAATTATCGTTATCGACTGATATATAACTGTGATATGTTTTTaagccatattgtccagccctaaaCAAAATACATAAGTTTAATGGAAAAGGAGCATGGAGCAACAGTAAAGTTTAATTACTGTAGAATTTTAGCCAAGACATGGAAGCCAAAAAGAGTCAAATGTCAAACTTCATTTTCTGAGCTCAATTTGGACAATGACTAGCTTACCTCAAGTCCTAATCGAAGAAGATGACAAATGTTTGTTGGCTTGTCTTTAGAAAGGTTTGTCAGAAAAAAGTGATAGATATAACATGAAGTACTAAACTGACGTTGCATGTTGTGATGTTAAATATTGTCTTTGTGCGTGTTTCCATGACAGAGGCCGACAGGCGCCTACAGATCTTTCACGAGAACCTGAAAACGGCTGAGAAGCTCCAGTCTTTGGATCAAGGTTCGGCTGAGTACGGCGTTACCAAGTTCAGCGACCTAACTGGTGCGTACCACCGTGCACTGTCCGGTTATTTCCGACGAGGAAATGcatattctgtttttaacatcGCAGCTTTCCGTCAACACGACGTTTTTCCAGTATCGCAAACGTTTCAACTTTGTATCCTGTCCATCTGTTTTCGTCCAGAGGAGGAGTTTCGTTCCACATACCTGAACCCACTTCTCAGTCAGTGGACTCTTCATCGTCCAATGAAACCCGCCCCCACCGCCAAAGGCCCCGCCCCCGGCAGCTGGGACTGGAGGGATCAAGGAGCCGTTAGTCCCGTGAAAAACCAGGTGATGCCGAGCAGAAGAGTTAATAACCGAGGGCTCACTCTGTTAGGAATAACTTGATGTAGCGCAGGCAGGGACATTTTTGAACCCtcgttgtgtgtgtttgttaggGCATGTGTGGATCTTGCTGGGCGTTTTCTGTCACAGGAAACATCGAGGGGCAGTGGTTCCTGAAAAATGGGACTTTGCTGTCACTTTCAGAGCAGGGTAAGTCGTCCTCACAGATTCTGACTGAAAAAGCTCACCACTAACGTCTTCGAAATGCAATGAAAACAGTCaattttccattaaatcagtggaTTATATCTCTCCTATGCAGAGCTGGTTGACTGTGATGGACTGGACCAGGCATGCAGAGGTGGACTGCCGTCAAACGCTTATGAAGCTATTGAAAAGCTGGGTAAGAAACAGCTACACGGGAACagtaacaaacagaaaactggaaaGGGAGGATTTAAGTTTAAATAAGCttatgttatatatattttttttttttcatggatgTTTGTCTCTCCTGTGCCATTAAGGCGGCCTGGAGACAGAAACGGATTACTCCTACAAAGGACACAAGCAGACGTGTGATTTCACCGACAGGAAGGTGGCTGCCTACATCAACAGCTCACTGGAGATTTCCAAAGACGAAAAAGGTAAGCAAtggggtgggcatttatcgtatcgaatcatttatcatttatcgcgataaatttcttatcatggtaagaattttgatttgttgCTGTCACagtaaattccaattaatgatgttttaaaatccCCCTTATCTTTGAGTTTTGTAATTCTACTcttcactgtttgttcaataaaagcataaataaataccgataaatttgaaaataattactgtttagtgatacaaatcacacttctttacaTTACTGGTGTCTTAAAGAAGCGTATCCCAAAATGGGAATGTTTGTTCAAGAgccttatttttgtttgttgggCTATAATTGCTGCAACACACAGTAGAAGTAAGAAGGATTTAATAAACCGATGtcacttttatcgttatcacaatggtaccacaaaatattgtgataaaaccgCAAGTCCATATCGTAAGAGAGTCAATGTTCTGCAAGTTGGACATCAAAGCATCATTAAACAGgcaaatattttactgctttattCTTGTTCTCAGAAATTGCCGCTTGGTTGGCAGAGAAAGGACCAATCTCTGTCGCTCTCAATGCCTTTGCAATGCAGGCGAGTACTTTACTTCCTCTTTCCGTTTCCCTGTTTGGTCTGGTTTAACTtgtactattttttttcctgtatcaTCAAAGAGTAAAATTAGCCTTTACAGTCACGGTTATGGTTCTCTTTATATTCCTGTAGTTCTACAGAAAGGGTGTTAGTCACCCAATGAAGATCTTCTGCAATCCGTGGATGATCGACCACGCTGTGCTGCTGGTGGGATACGGTGAACGTGAGTAAATCACTCCTCCCCAATCAGAGTTTAATGACATCTGTTGATATTAGTTTGTGATTCAGAGTATTTCAAGCTGTTTTCGTTGTGCTGTTCTTCTTTCAGGAAATGGCATCCCATTCTGGGCCATCAAGAACAGCTGGGGGGAGGACTATGGAGAGGAGGTACAAGAACAACATCTACCACTAACTTTATTTGATTCAAGTTAATTGTAGGATACAGGAATGCAGATATGCTGGCAGATGTGTAGAATCCTAAATTTAGATTGTTTTACAGGTGCACCGATAAATCAGCCCCAAATTCCTTATCAGACAATACTTTAGCGCTGAATTGCAGTCAGCTTGCTTCATataagttaatatttacaaCCTGACTCAAATAACACATTATGAACTTCTTACTCGTATAACAAATTATTCCACCATAGTTCATTTCTCTTAGCACACAATTATAGCGGCTTATTGTGTAAGTGCCAACATAACCCGCAGTGGTTAATTATATAATTTACCTTACCattcagcttttttctttttactgattttttccccccagtacTAGGTTATGCTAGTGCAAtaaaatttcaatttatttcaaggctttttaaacttctttacCGATAAATGCAGCCAGTACCGTGTTGTAAATACATGGAGGTCTGGTGTAAATTTAACTCTGCTTAATATCATAATGCATTAAACTagaatattttatgttattgtaaGAAGgtaagagttttattttgtattctgtTGATCTCTTCTGCAGGGTTACTACTACCTTTACAGGGGGTCCAATGCATGTGGAATCAACAAGATGTGCTCTTCAGCTGTTGTCAACTAATCTTCATGCTGTCTGTGTTGTACCAGCCACCTGGTACAACTACGTCAGCTCACGAAAAGCACAGGAACAAACTGCATGAGGATCCAAGTGAAGGCACTTCCAAGCTCCAACAATGTTCCGTTAAACCATTTGCTGTATTCTAACGTCATACCTCCCGCCTCATGTCAGTCTACTCTGTCACACCAGCTCTACTGACGTTAGCTTTGATGTTACTGTGAAACTTTGCTGTAATTTGAAACTGCATTTCGTTTGCACATGTTACTCTGTTGTTTCAGCAGAGGCAGTGTTGTTTGTAACTCATCTCTACTAGCAATAAACGTGCTTGTGCTCAAGGTATTGTGAAACTTAGACCATgtctattcagtgtttttttttttttattctgttaattgTTGTGCTAATGGTATTAATTGAGATTTCTGTTTCCAAGGAAAGGTTTGCACAGGACTATTAAACTGTAATAACAACTGCAGTGAGAGTgagaaaaaagatgtttgaataaaatgtggGAATTCAAAAAAAGTTCATGCAGTGTCCAAACTAAATCACTTTGCTTAGACATTTGGAATCATGAATGGAGACAGTCAGttattatccatccattgtctataccCAGTCTAAATgctgcctatctccagctgactTTGGACAAGAGGCGCTATGTTGTTGCCAGACTATCACAGGgcaatacatacacacacaaccatgcatacacacacttaTATAAgcatttaatatatttacattcaagtaaatgtaaaaagtagctttgcaataaattattcaagaaaaaaaaactgagtaactgatcatatgtgatttaatatttaaaatttacgTAGGAAGAGAAACAAGTATATGAAGTTATGTGCAAAATTTGGTATTTTAGtacaaattaatacaaataacataattacaaaacaaattcaagcagaagaaatgctaaactttttttaaaatacaaaatgtaggACACTTATAGAGCAGGTAATCCACCGAATAAGGAAAAGTATTTCCAGTGACAATATATGGTGTTTACTGAATCTTCACTTAATCTAAAATAGTCCAATAGCAGATACAAAATGACATTAGAACAACAAAGCTTGTCTGCAAACAAGTTGTCTGCCTTTCACATCAATGGTAGATCTGTGTTTGTTGccttttggttaaaaaatgtttgttatttattCAGTGAAGGCCTGAGTATCTATTTTACTCAAATAGaagaagcaaaagtaaaaaagtatggtgtattaaaaactacttttaaaagtattccTGTACCcaaaagttactgaagtaatTGTAAGTATTTAATACCCACATCTGTACAGTACAGATAAATTAACCTACCATTCCTGCGTTTGGACTTAGAAGCCGTAGGGAACCCAATGGCATTATTATATGCATCTTACAAGCATTTAAATGTTGGTGATCTTGAACATTGCTCTGATTTCTGAAAGAAATACAATTCCCATAATGCAAATTAAGAATAACCCAGAAATAGATAACCCTTGCTTCCACAGAAAGAcacctgtaaaataaaaataattgtttcccAGCTCGCattaatgtttcacatttaaatggaGGACAACATATTACTGTTGTAttgaattttcatttaaatgtactCTTAATTATCAGAAAAGCATGTGacaaagaacaaagtaaaaaaaagaaggtaaataaaatcatactgcttttactttgaaagtaaAAAGCACGTTAACAACGGAAGTGAGAcgtttgtttttggtgttttcagAAAACGTGATAGCATGTGGCATATTCATTGACAGAACAGGCCCTGTTATTCTGTTCAGCTTTTCTGCTCCCCTTTTTTTGTCGCTGTTAGGAAACATACAACGTTTTGAAACGAGACTTTTGTCTCTAGTTTTCAAGGTAGGAGCGGAAATACAAGTAGTAGCTTTCAGCGTAGCCAGTGTTAGCATATCAAGCTAAGTTCTTCGTATCATTAATAAATTATGTACGGTATTAAGAATATGACCGCATTCAGAGGTAGCATATTCAagtgtgtttgcttttttaaatcacttttgtGACTCTTTGTAGTTGTCGACACTTTGATATGTGATAGTTAACTCAGTTTGGTTAATGTGCAGCAGTGTTTCCAGGTGTAACACAACGTTCTGTGATCATGCCACTTGCGGACTATGAAAGGATTTccgtttattttaaaaacatttaagagtttCCAAATGTAGTTATCTAgcgtttttttttatgtctacaCGCTTATTCATTTATCGGTGtgtcaaactgattttattttttaccagtcATGTGCAAATTATGTCCGTCGTCGTCACAATAATATAGcaaatatcgtgataaaactCTAAAAACCATATCGCCCACCCCTACGTATTAGTATTTCAACAGTAGTAGTATTCaactaattttttaaacaaattttggTTTCTGTAATGTGATAAATCATACAGTGTTGCCCATCTCTATTTGTACTGATTTTGTTGGTAGTGAGGGATGGGGAAGGACATGCAGGGTCGTCAtgccgggaatcgagcctgtGACGGCTGTGTCGAGGGCTGAGGCCTCCATGCATGGGtcgtgcttaacccctgcaccaccacagcataCCCCTCTCCTGagaattaaatgtttgacaaaGTGTGCTAAAGTATGTGCAGAACAAGTACAGAAtatattctgacttttttgtaattaattttttctcttCAAGCTGGCGAAGGAAGCTGCTACCCATAACTTAAAATGTCACAGGCCACTAAACGCAAACATGTTGTGAAGGAAGTTCTGGGAGACTTCATCACTCCCACGGAGAACCAGCAGATTGTGAaggtaaacattttaatgtgcaGGTCATGAACAACACTCAGGAGGACGTTTTAACCATTTCGTATCTCCTTTCTCCACCTGCACACTCTCACAGGTGACTGGTAGCCGTGGCAACAACCTCCACGAAGCGGTCACGGCTCAGGGCGAGACGTTCCTGGTCAGCATGCCCACCAAGTTCCGCAAGAACATCTGGATCAAGAGAGGTGATTTCAAGAGTaggattatttttctgtaaatgaagTCATTGAGCCATTCATGAGTATTTAAAGATGTCTAATGGGGACATTTGTGTTCAAATATACCCATTCTACCTTTGGACCAATATTGATATCTGATAATATTGTTGTCATGGCCTTACCAATAAGGTAACCAACCCTTTCAACATCTTCAAGGAAACAATCACACTACTGACATTGCTTCATTTAAACCCCCCACAATCATGTGCTGCACCACTATctctgtcacatgaccaaagaGCTTGTGACCAACTTCCTCCCTGTCCAGAAACAAACGGCATAATGGTGTTAATAAATATCTGTTGGTAATAGTGACCCAGTTTTCTTTACTGGAGCGAGACTGATATGTTAAAAATTGATGAAGATCGGCCGATATGCCTGTGTGTTAACGTAAGTTGCGTTTCCATCGCAAATTAGTTCCGCAAAAAAATTCACccaatggaaatgcagcagtttaaaaaaaaaacaaagaaaaaaaacgctatttccacaaaaacaaataaatgaactgaGCTAGGATGAAGCTGTTTTTGGTCATATTGAAATTGgcatatttcacaaaactttgatggagacacttttattttttgcatgtcaCGAGTCAagtgatcaacaactggatgttattACAGGCAGTCACTACAGAAAAGACGGAGACGACATCTTGTTTTGGGAATATGGGTATTACAGGGGAATACCCCATATTGTGTTAAGAAGTTAGATTATGATCACTGTAAGTTCATATTTGCCTTAAATCCCTTTGTTATAGATTAATTTCCTGCATAATTACATTCCGTTTCTCAGGTGATTATGTCATCGTGGATCCTATTGAAGAAGGGGAGAAGGTGAAGGCAGAGATCAGCTTCATTCTCTACAAAGATCACATTCAGTACCTGCAGAAACAGCAACTCTGGTGAGTAGAATCCCAAACTCCCTCAGAGGGAGAGCAGTGGAAGCCCCCTAAACCACGAAGTGTCTCTTTAAGGCCCGAAGGTTTTATGGAGGAGCAGTCATCGCAGGACAAGACGAGCAGCaaggaagaggaggcagaggggagagatgatgaagaggaaggaagCGACTCAGAAGACGACGACAGTGACCTCTTCGTGAACACAAACCGCTGTAACTACCAGTACAGTGAGAGCGAAGATGAGGACAacactgaggaggaggaagaagacgaggaggagaaaaggacagaaaatgGATCATAGCAGCTTGTGAGCTGGAAAGATCCAGTGACTCTGACTGATCCTGATTCCACGATGATTTCCaacgtttgtttttgtgcaacgGCTCCCTCTGCAGGCCAGCTGTGAGAGAACAGCCGAGGGCTGGAGTGGCTGGGCTCCTTCAGTGAACCTAATTGTTGCCGTTTCTaccaaaaacaatctaaaatgtTCCAGTGAAACTTAAATACAACTAGAGTAAGCATCAGATATGTTCCTGTCTTTCCTTCTAAATTCACGGTAAAACTTTTATGCCTCATTTTTCAGGTCGGTTTCTATAACAGCCCTAAACTGCAACTGCAACTATAGagttaaaaatttatttaatctccaGTTATCTCTTAAATCggacaaataaatcaataaaaagtgtaaactatgttttgctgaaataaacatattttgtcagCTGGATGGTTACTTTGCCCCTTTGCCGTTCTCCTCTTTTGAACGtgacaaaaactttttctcCCAAACAGGGAGATGTCCTTGAGTTGCTTTTATAGCCAATTgttcaaaaatgattttctatGAATTACTGTATATGTTATGGTTATACTACTTCAATAAATGGTGTTTTGGTTT is a genomic window containing:
- the ctsf gene encoding cathepsin F, yielding MRVGVRCCPLILCLALVSVFGLGEDLDRPLFGPPGSPIRLHESDPDLKKVLGFAEERYNRGSNAMHLRRVSRFVSATKQLVKGIRYTLTLELSNTQCKKSAMLRTCDFYPEPQKLKTEVCVFEVWDIPWQATTTLLKQKCQPKVGPASEQPNMLEAQSTIQPSEESVELLGQFKEFMVKYNKVYSSQEEADRRLQIFHENLKTAEKLQSLDQGSAEYGVTKFSDLTEEEFRSTYLNPLLSQWTLHRPMKPAPTAKGPAPGSWDWRDQGAVSPVKNQGMCGSCWAFSVTGNIEGQWFLKNGTLLSLSEQELVDCDGLDQACRGGLPSNAYEAIEKLGGLETETDYSYKGHKQTCDFTDRKVAAYINSSLEISKDEKEIAAWLAEKGPISVALNAFAMQFYRKGVSHPMKIFCNPWMIDHAVLLVGYGERNGIPFWAIKNSWGEDYGEEGYYYLYRGSNACGINKMCSSAVVN
- the eif1ad gene encoding putative RNA-binding protein EIF1AD; translated protein: MSQATKRKHVVKEVLGDFITPTENQQIVKVTGSRGNNLHEAVTAQGETFLVSMPTKFRKNIWIKRGDYVIVDPIEEGEKVKAEISFILYKDHIQYLQKQQLWPEGFMEEQSSQDKTSSKEEEAEGRDDEEEGSDSEDDDSDLFVNTNRCNYQYSESEDEDNTEEEEEDEEEKRTENGS